In a single window of the Thermus amyloliquefaciens genome:
- a CDS encoding Uma2 family endonuclease: MAQRYRFGIEEFERVFQGVTGVELLDGEVYQMSPIGPKHAETVARLTARFAQALGEKARIWPQNPVRLPPGSEPQPDLALLRPKDYWEALPTPEDILLLVEVSESSLEYDRNIKLPLYAQAGIPEVWILDLGENRLHIFRHPKENLYTEHRILLPGEEARPLHFPGVRIPWP; this comes from the coding sequence ATGGCCCAGCGGTACCGCTTCGGGATAGAGGAGTTTGAGCGGGTTTTCCAGGGGGTCACGGGGGTGGAGCTTCTGGACGGGGAGGTGTACCAGATGAGCCCGATCGGTCCGAAGCATGCGGAGACGGTGGCCCGTCTGACCGCCAGGTTTGCCCAGGCCCTAGGGGAGAAGGCCCGCATCTGGCCGCAAAACCCTGTGCGCCTGCCCCCGGGCTCCGAGCCCCAACCGGACCTGGCCCTCCTTCGGCCCAAGGACTACTGGGAGGCCCTTCCAACCCCCGAGGATATCCTGCTTCTGGTGGAGGTGTCCGAGTCCAGCCTGGAGTATGACCGGAACATCAAGCTTCCCCTTTACGCCCAAGCGGGCATCCCCGAGGTCTGGATCCTGGACCTGGGGGAAAACCGCCTCCACATCTTCCGCCACCCCAAGGAAAACCTCTACACGGAGCACCGTATCCTCCTCCCGGGCGAGGAGGCCCGACCCCTCCACTTCCCTGGGGTGCGCATCCCCTGGCCTTGA